The following proteins are encoded in a genomic region of Synechococcus sp. CBW1002:
- a CDS encoding IS3 family transposase, protein MRKLVDHDHPELSISRQCALLGLPRSTLYYRPTPVRVSTLRIMARIDALYLEDPCSGSRRMVDYLAQDGIPISRDRVRNLMRRMGLRAIYQKPRTTVPGDPSVRFPCLVDLTQVTSVDQVWATDITYIPLQKGFLYLVAIMDLHSRHVLSWRLSNSLDTKFCLEALEMALGGGRRPEIFHSDQGCQFTSADFVARLKGERIQISWSGRKRCYDNILVERLWRTVKYEEVYLRAYSDGWDAEISLARFLWRYCHVRPHSSLGGKTPHAVYTEAEPCSTRPGLTMSGAGTVQ, encoded by the coding sequence CTGCGCAAGCTGGTCGATCACGACCACCCCGAGCTCAGCATCAGCAGGCAGTGTGCGCTGCTGGGGCTGCCTCGATCCACGCTGTACTACCGGCCGACACCGGTCCGTGTATCGACGCTGCGGATCATGGCCAGGATCGATGCTCTCTACCTGGAGGATCCCTGCAGCGGCAGCCGCCGGATGGTGGACTATCTGGCCCAAGATGGTATCCCGATCAGCCGAGATCGAGTGCGAAACCTCATGCGGCGCATGGGATTACGGGCGATCTACCAGAAGCCCCGGACGACGGTTCCAGGTGATCCGTCCGTGCGGTTCCCCTGCCTGGTGGACCTCACGCAGGTCACGTCGGTGGATCAGGTCTGGGCGACCGACATCACCTACATCCCTCTGCAGAAAGGGTTCCTCTATCTGGTGGCGATCATGGATCTCCATTCCAGGCATGTGCTCAGCTGGAGGCTCTCCAACAGCCTTGACACGAAGTTCTGTCTGGAGGCCCTGGAGATGGCCTTGGGAGGCGGCCGTAGGCCAGAGATCTTCCACTCCGATCAAGGCTGTCAGTTCACGTCCGCTGACTTTGTGGCCAGACTCAAAGGGGAGCGGATCCAGATCAGCTGGTCCGGCAGAAAGCGGTGCTACGACAACATCCTTGTTGAACGGCTGTGGAGGACTGTCAAGTACGAGGAGGTCTACCTACGGGCATACAGCGATGGCTGGGACGCTGAAATCAGCCTGGCCCGCTTCCTGTGGCGGTATTGCCATGTAAGACCTCACAGTTCCCTTGGAGGCAAAACTCCCCACGCGGTCTACACTGAGGCCGAACCATGTTCCACCCGTCCTGGGTTAACGATGTCAGGGGCCGGAACTGTCCAATAA
- a CDS encoding sigma-70 factor domain-containing protein — translation MGPVQKSQTTSGPPSPKPSSGSRRGSTDLVRLYLQDIGRVDLLSHEEELTLARQVQRRERLLRERKRLAATAAELADLIALEDDRQRLASQLGHWPAVQQWAEHQGCTVPELREWRSAAATNQPRWCGGPSTGGARRGQARRSAPGLSDRSPQFTVTRPVARSK, via the coding sequence ATGGGGCCTGTCCAGAAAAGCCAGACCACCTCAGGCCCTCCCAGCCCCAAGCCATCATCCGGCAGTCGGCGCGGCAGCACCGATCTGGTGCGCCTGTACCTGCAGGACATCGGCCGCGTTGACCTGCTCAGCCACGAGGAGGAACTCACCCTCGCCCGCCAGGTGCAGCGTCGGGAACGCCTGCTGCGCGAGCGCAAACGCCTGGCGGCAACCGCGGCGGAGCTAGCCGATCTGATCGCCCTGGAAGACGATCGCCAACGGCTGGCCTCGCAGCTAGGCCACTGGCCTGCAGTGCAGCAGTGGGCCGAGCATCAGGGCTGCACAGTGCCGGAGCTGCGGGAGTGGAGATCCGCGGCCGCCACGAACCAGCCACGGTGGTGCGGCGGCCCTTCTACCGGGGGGGCGCGTAGGGGACAGGCCAGGAGGAGTGCTCCCGGCCTGTCAGACCGTTCACCTCAGTTCACAGTCACCAGGCCGGTCGCCAGATCGAAATAG
- a CDS encoding AEC family transporter has translation MSIHFLLQLLHSVYLPIFSAILIGVLLSAGIGASSRFLPSNWHRSSTPQRSLANAFGRYLFHIGIPICIVNFVRSAGFSLEILLAPIVAWCAMGLAISVAVLVLTVTQRVRDQKDRASFLLLSYLGNTSYLGIPIVLLLPQLGEAYFSWAVLYDVLGTFFASYGLGLLIASWDSKADLTREQRLRTATRELLTNPSLFAFVLGLGLKTVEFNQLFSQVLSGLAWSSIMLCLVVMGMRLQQLVRFSHLRLAIQPVAIKMIFVPVVVAAALTCVGVEGPPRLVLVLQASMPCGFATLVLAERYGLTRDRVVAALALSTLLLMLLLPVWVSVLTTW, from the coding sequence ATGAGCATTCACTTTCTGCTTCAACTCCTGCATTCTGTCTATCTACCAATCTTTTCTGCGATTCTGATTGGTGTTCTGCTGAGTGCTGGTATTGGTGCATCTTCTCGTTTTCTGCCCTCCAACTGGCACCGTTCATCCACCCCGCAGCGGAGCCTGGCCAATGCATTTGGAAGGTATCTTTTCCATATCGGAATACCGATATGTATCGTTAACTTTGTTAGAAGTGCTGGCTTCTCTCTCGAGATTCTATTGGCTCCCATTGTCGCATGGTGCGCAATGGGGTTGGCAATCTCAGTGGCTGTTCTTGTGTTGACTGTCACGCAACGGGTGCGTGACCAGAAGGATCGAGCTTCATTTCTCTTGCTCAGTTATCTTGGTAATACGAGCTATCTTGGTATACCGATTGTTTTGCTTTTGCCTCAGCTTGGCGAAGCATATTTTAGCTGGGCGGTGCTGTATGATGTGTTGGGGACATTCTTCGCCTCGTATGGTCTCGGTTTGTTGATCGCGAGCTGGGACTCCAAAGCGGACCTTACAAGAGAGCAGCGTTTGCGAACTGCGACGCGTGAACTCTTGACTAATCCGAGTCTATTCGCTTTTGTCCTTGGCTTGGGATTGAAGACGGTCGAATTCAATCAACTATTTTCTCAAGTCCTGAGTGGCCTGGCATGGTCTTCAATCATGTTGTGCCTTGTTGTTATGGGGATGCGCCTTCAGCAACTCGTTAGATTCAGTCATCTGCGGCTGGCAATCCAACCTGTTGCCATCAAAATGATTTTTGTGCCTGTGGTTGTTGCTGCAGCTCTGACCTGCGTTGGTGTTGAAGGACCTCCTCGCCTTGTGCTCGTTTTACAGGCCTCTATGCCCTGTGGCTTCGCCACTCTCGTCTTGGCTGAGCGCTATGGACTCACCCGTGATCGAGTTGTAGCAGCCTTGGCTCTGAGTACATTGCTGCTCATGCTCCTGCTCCCCGTGTGGGTGTCGGTTCTGACTACATGGTGA
- a CDS encoding PP2C family protein-serine/threonine phosphatase — MTTRVVVPMVICFGIGNTILFVFAADRMVAEQQANQMRRAKTLDRFFHAWEKDVGLMLRSLSLSPAIRSMNQQQASRILSPIYPLTPLRNWRLWEADGSLVSASEQVINIPLQQKRILQDPGFRDARAGRFNFKVSSVQSNGRLDACLQANQPVYGLNDDALVQGILSFCIPLSKLGEDSGLLLVGSESELTQAGTPVGSIEPHVGKYRGHSFFLLNKSGNLVFPVNSGARYSHLSLLSPQRVASSSWAPFVKLAKESLGQDKFRLVEVHGIPFYMLVLPVSSEWLSVTVVDRETILAPVMRNLRNLIIAQLVTVIVTALAISFACGRVSRPIKDAGKAIKAISTGDFNAHLDEVYPGELGELYSSINQTGGQLQKLLEQALAHAVTDQQLETAKTIQKSFIVESLPVVEGVELSAYFLPAYEIGADWFDALAIDDLCYLAVADVCDKGVASALFMSVFRTLVRYGLSQESIHGPSNTPLSEVVSLVNNYMAKNHGETFMFATMFLACFASDTGRLRYVSAGHETPLLRKGDHCLRLDAKGPAMGLFQGATYELRDVQLDPGDVLVIFSDGIIDARSPSGDPFGMDRLESMLLAMSDSLTADQIASEIKTNVSEHINDADQFDDMTLMVMRFTKPRVLR; from the coding sequence TTGACAACCCGTGTGGTTGTCCCAATGGTGATCTGTTTTGGTATTGGGAACACCATATTGTTTGTTTTTGCTGCTGATCGTATGGTCGCAGAGCAGCAAGCCAATCAGATGCGGCGTGCGAAAACACTAGATCGATTTTTCCATGCATGGGAAAAAGATGTGGGTCTGATGCTTCGCTCCCTAAGCCTATCGCCTGCGATTCGTTCAATGAATCAGCAGCAGGCTTCACGGATCCTGTCTCCGATCTACCCGCTAACCCCCTTGAGGAACTGGCGACTATGGGAGGCTGATGGATCGCTTGTCTCGGCCTCAGAGCAGGTCATCAATATTCCGCTACAACAAAAGCGCATTCTTCAGGATCCAGGTTTCCGGGATGCTCGCGCTGGGCGCTTCAATTTTAAAGTTTCATCAGTGCAATCGAACGGACGCCTCGATGCTTGCCTTCAGGCTAATCAGCCTGTTTATGGTCTAAACGATGATGCTTTGGTTCAGGGCATTCTTTCATTCTGTATTCCGCTGTCGAAGCTGGGTGAAGATTCTGGGCTTTTATTGGTTGGGTCTGAATCCGAGCTGACACAAGCCGGCACACCTGTTGGTTCCATTGAGCCACATGTCGGCAAATACCGAGGGCACTCATTCTTCTTGCTCAATAAGAGCGGGAATCTTGTGTTCCCTGTGAATTCAGGCGCAAGATATAGCCATCTTTCGCTTTTGTCTCCACAGCGAGTGGCGAGTAGCTCCTGGGCGCCATTTGTCAAGCTGGCGAAAGAATCTCTTGGCCAGGATAAATTTCGCCTTGTTGAAGTTCATGGAATACCCTTCTATATGTTAGTGCTGCCAGTCTCGTCGGAATGGCTGAGCGTAACTGTGGTCGATCGTGAAACGATACTCGCGCCTGTCATGCGCAACCTGAGAAATCTTATTATCGCTCAGCTTGTCACAGTTATTGTGACAGCCCTAGCGATTTCTTTTGCCTGCGGGCGAGTCTCGCGTCCCATTAAGGATGCTGGCAAGGCGATCAAAGCCATCAGTACAGGAGACTTTAATGCCCACCTCGATGAGGTTTATCCAGGCGAGCTTGGCGAGCTCTACTCCAGTATTAACCAAACAGGCGGTCAGCTTCAAAAACTGCTGGAGCAGGCATTGGCTCATGCTGTCACTGATCAACAGCTAGAGACAGCTAAGACGATTCAAAAAAGCTTTATTGTTGAGTCTCTTCCGGTCGTTGAGGGCGTAGAGCTGTCAGCTTATTTTCTCCCTGCTTATGAGATTGGTGCTGATTGGTTCGATGCTCTGGCGATTGATGATCTTTGCTATCTTGCAGTCGCGGATGTTTGCGACAAAGGAGTTGCATCAGCCTTGTTCATGAGTGTCTTTAGGACACTGGTTCGTTATGGGCTGAGTCAAGAGTCAATTCATGGCCCCTCGAACACGCCGCTTTCTGAGGTTGTTTCACTGGTCAATAACTATATGGCGAAGAACCATGGTGAAACCTTCATGTTTGCCACGATGTTCTTGGCATGTTTCGCGTCAGACACTGGCCGGCTTCGCTATGTATCTGCTGGTCATGAAACCCCCTTGCTCAGGAAGGGTGATCATTGTTTAAGGCTGGATGCCAAAGGTCCAGCGATGGGCCTCTTCCAGGGCGCAACGTATGAGCTACGAGATGTTCAGCTCGATCCGGGTGATGTGCTCGTTATTTTTTCAGACGGCATCATTGATGCGCGCTCGCCCTCTGGCGATCCATTTGGAATGGATCGGCTCGAATCGATGCTGCTGGCAATGTCTGATTCCTTAACGGCCGATCAAATCGCTTCGGAGATCAAGACAAATGTGTCCGAACATATTAACGATGCCGATCAGTTCGATGATATGACGCTGATGGTCATGCGATTCACGAAACCACGAGTGTTGAGATGA
- a CDS encoding cache domain-containing protein — protein sequence MVAIDRSLLRVGLGACFFVGIATLTVYQFYAARLGRSELHHLDAIADDRMRRVDAWLIDQRSSLRQQLGDKTVLEAGRDVLAAPRRSRAAPPSPAELTLDAAFRATSSLRVSTSLLSNGGIIVYSTQPGLLGYYRPLANTTTLLHPHELETKPYNLYTDGGTGLPAITLALPLCAGPVDDRITDCRSKRRLGVLAAGLDLGVLMRRVRQDSRSGDVSVTLVGQTGFGTITEVHAERSNGLAPSIPRKDRLLPPLSSTAILRAMDGFSGSGAYLDAHGVPVLGAYRWIPSLRMALMVEAPQSITFAPARRIASGVFVIGNASVLFVCFLLARLRGSRTV from the coding sequence ATGGTGGCAATAGATCGATCGCTGCTACGTGTTGGCCTCGGGGCATGTTTCTTTGTCGGTATTGCAACGTTAACTGTTTATCAGTTCTACGCTGCACGGCTTGGTCGTTCTGAGTTGCATCATCTTGATGCTATTGCTGATGATCGGATGAGGCGTGTGGATGCCTGGCTGATCGATCAGCGGAGTTCCCTGCGCCAGCAGCTTGGAGACAAAACCGTCCTTGAGGCCGGTCGTGACGTGCTGGCGGCCCCACGTCGTTCCCGTGCCGCGCCGCCCTCGCCGGCTGAGTTGACCTTGGACGCTGCATTCCGCGCGACCTCATCCTTGCGGGTGTCGACGTCATTGCTTTCCAATGGTGGCATTATCGTGTATTCAACCCAACCTGGACTGCTCGGTTATTATCGTCCTCTAGCGAATACCACCACGCTCTTGCATCCGCATGAGCTGGAAACCAAGCCCTACAACTTATATACAGATGGAGGGACTGGCCTGCCTGCCATCACTCTGGCGTTGCCCTTGTGCGCTGGCCCTGTTGATGATCGCATCACTGACTGTCGATCCAAAAGGCGTTTGGGAGTGCTCGCTGCTGGTCTGGATCTAGGCGTCTTAATGCGGCGCGTCCGCCAAGATTCTCGCTCGGGCGACGTTTCGGTCACGTTGGTTGGACAGACGGGATTCGGCACCATCACCGAAGTTCACGCCGAGCGCTCCAATGGACTTGCGCCCTCTATCCCTCGGAAAGACAGGTTGCTCCCCCCCTTGTCCAGCACCGCAATCCTTCGTGCGATGGATGGTTTCTCCGGCAGTGGTGCATATTTGGATGCCCATGGTGTGCCCGTCCTGGGGGCCTATCGCTGGATCCCTTCGTTGCGTATGGCGTTGATGGTTGAGGCGCCCCAGTCGATCACCTTCGCGCCCGCACGTCGCATCGCGAGTGGTGTCTTTGTGATCGGCAATGCTTCGGTGCTTTTCGTCTGTTTCCTACTGGCGCGTCTTAGAGGGTCACGGACCGTTTAG
- the aspS gene encoding aspartate--tRNA ligase, with protein MTAPDHPPERVTGPPELHHSQGRYLQLCGWVDRRRDHGGVIFIDLRDRSGTVQITVDPDLGADAFAVAEHLRNETVIQVAGTVRARPGESLNEKLATGAVEVLAATISVLNSVKGNLPFPVSVHDEENTREELRLRHRYLDLRRERMNGNLRLRAQTIQAARRFLEDQGFIEVETPVLTRSTPEGARDYLVPSRVCGGEWFALPQSPQLFKQLLMVGGIERYYQVARCFRDEDLRADRQPEFTQLDMEMSFMDQEQILELNESLIASIWKTVKGVELPRPFPRLTWHDAMERYGTDRPDTRYGMELTNVSDLVADMGFKVFSGAVAAGGSVKCIAVPGGNDAVSNVRIKPGGDVFSEAQKAGAGGLAFIRVREGGEIDTIGAIKDNLSEEKKAELLQRTGAEPGTLILFGAGDTATVNKALDRVRQYLARELGMVKPDSENDSWNFLWVVDFPMFEFNADENRYEALHHPFCAPNTDDLGNDPSAWADTLPGARAQAYDLVLNGLELGGGSLRIHDSALQRQVLQTVGLPLEEANQQFGFLMEALDMGAPPHGGLAFGLDRMVMLLAGEESIRDTIAFPKTQQARCLMTGAPGGVAAKQLEELHVASTWVDEDAEG; from the coding sequence CTGACTGCTCCTGATCACCCTCCTGAAAGGGTCACAGGACCTCCTGAGTTACACCACTCGCAGGGGCGCTACCTGCAGCTCTGCGGCTGGGTGGACCGGCGCCGCGATCACGGCGGCGTGATCTTCATCGACCTGCGCGACCGCAGCGGCACCGTGCAGATCACGGTGGACCCCGACCTGGGAGCCGATGCCTTCGCGGTGGCCGAGCACCTGCGCAACGAAACCGTGATCCAGGTGGCGGGCACCGTGCGCGCCCGGCCCGGTGAATCGCTCAACGAGAAGCTGGCCACGGGCGCGGTGGAGGTGCTGGCCGCCACCATCTCGGTGCTCAATTCCGTCAAGGGGAATCTGCCCTTCCCGGTCTCGGTGCACGACGAGGAGAACACCCGCGAGGAGCTGCGGCTGCGCCACCGCTACCTGGATCTGCGTCGCGAGCGCATGAACGGCAACCTGCGCCTGCGCGCCCAGACCATCCAGGCCGCCCGCCGTTTCCTCGAAGACCAGGGCTTCATCGAGGTGGAAACGCCGGTGCTGACCCGCTCCACCCCCGAGGGCGCCCGCGACTACCTGGTGCCCTCCCGTGTCTGCGGCGGTGAATGGTTCGCCCTGCCCCAATCGCCCCAGCTGTTCAAGCAGCTGCTGATGGTGGGCGGCATCGAGCGCTACTACCAAGTGGCCCGCTGCTTCCGCGACGAAGACCTGCGCGCCGATCGCCAGCCGGAATTCACCCAGCTGGACATGGAAATGAGCTTCATGGACCAGGAGCAGATCCTCGAGCTCAACGAATCCCTGATCGCTTCCATCTGGAAAACCGTGAAGGGCGTGGAGCTGCCCCGCCCCTTCCCGCGCCTCACCTGGCATGACGCCATGGAGCGCTACGGCACCGACCGCCCCGACACCCGCTACGGCATGGAGCTCACCAACGTGAGCGACCTGGTGGCCGACATGGGCTTCAAGGTGTTCAGTGGCGCCGTGGCCGCCGGCGGTTCGGTGAAGTGCATTGCCGTGCCCGGCGGCAATGACGCCGTGAGCAACGTGCGGATCAAGCCCGGCGGCGATGTGTTCAGCGAGGCCCAGAAAGCCGGTGCCGGCGGCCTGGCCTTCATCCGCGTGCGCGAGGGCGGCGAGATCGACACGATCGGCGCCATCAAAGACAACCTCTCCGAGGAGAAGAAAGCCGAGCTGCTGCAGCGCACCGGCGCCGAGCCCGGCACCCTGATCCTGTTCGGCGCCGGCGACACCGCCACGGTGAACAAGGCCCTCGATCGGGTGCGCCAATACCTGGCCCGCGAGCTGGGCATGGTGAAGCCCGACAGCGAGAACGACAGCTGGAACTTCCTCTGGGTGGTGGATTTCCCGATGTTTGAGTTCAACGCCGACGAGAACCGCTACGAGGCGCTGCACCACCCCTTCTGCGCCCCCAACACAGACGACCTGGGCAACGACCCATCCGCCTGGGCCGACACCCTGCCGGGCGCCCGCGCCCAGGCCTACGACCTGGTGCTCAACGGCCTGGAGCTGGGCGGCGGCTCCCTGCGCATCCACGATTCCGCCCTGCAGCGCCAGGTGCTCCAAACCGTTGGCCTCCCCCTGGAGGAAGCCAATCAGCAGTTCGGCTTCCTGATGGAAGCGCTCGACATGGGCGCCCCGCCGCACGGCGGCCTGGCCTTTGGTCTTGATCGCATGGTGATGCTGCTGGCCGGTGAGGAATCCATCCGCGACACCATCGCCTTCCCCAAGACCCAGCAGGCCCGCTGCCTGATGACCGGCGCCCCCGGCGGTGTGGCCGCCAAGCAGCTCGAGGAGCTGCATGTGGCCAGCACCTGGGTGGACGAGGACGCCGAGGGATAG
- a CDS encoding lactate racemase domain-containing protein gives MSIPVSLQSFPAYSVDLPRDSELLLPRAGEREEVHPLQIRKRLRHALSVRLSSLKAGEKRVLLVLPDHTRRSEASHLAIDTLLALVDSRPDLSLTVVFGLGSHPPMGLERIGNLLGVDRLLALQQRSIPILEQTTLQPLPSRSLNVAKPAWIGPGTLRLDLPSVLWESHLIVVAGNTELHPYESRSGSGGLHKMLVIGLGNQSIIHHTHDIHVLTDSAVKRRLIDSRFVQLLDYYAKAIIQALLSSHLGVPPLGFSVVCLEPSDSAVHGVWIGEKDAERVVLTSQLHQERTCRVGKPLDFVISDPEISKSTDLLAGCRSLHLLCAADHPRHPVLSRSSPLRTAFLFNTCHEVANADGIGNRGTKRHLDVLAECIQAELMLLTKQPGCTARLMKQSRNRVLTRWYCYLRLMSIQDDFLLSLSKLAQHVQSLGTANNQCIEVQKKMYMRLNRYKDIPGILGRRIRSLMAHCMAANWSAVQHEASDWRGSLSAYAFAEGGQRALRFLLILQRFERFVIATDNPAVIAYIEMLSPDLRCLKSPAWFEELPPDPPFRLDLLGVSGVDLRQQSPSQALQSCYTAHQLLRGHARKGFCGFIQNPILLEPLS, from the coding sequence ATGAGTATCCCGGTATCGCTGCAAAGTTTCCCGGCCTATTCGGTTGATTTGCCTCGCGATTCGGAACTCTTGCTTCCTCGAGCGGGTGAACGAGAAGAAGTTCATCCTCTGCAGATCAGGAAGCGCTTACGCCACGCACTATCGGTACGACTGTCTTCGCTAAAGGCAGGAGAAAAGCGAGTCCTTCTTGTTTTGCCTGATCACACGCGTAGATCTGAGGCTTCCCATCTGGCTATCGACACTCTGCTTGCTCTTGTCGATAGCCGACCCGATCTATCGTTGACTGTGGTATTTGGCCTTGGTAGTCATCCGCCAATGGGCCTAGAACGTATTGGCAATCTGCTCGGCGTCGATCGCTTGCTTGCGTTGCAACAGCGTTCGATTCCGATCCTTGAGCAGACCACATTGCAGCCACTTCCTTCAAGATCCTTGAATGTTGCAAAGCCCGCGTGGATCGGTCCGGGAACGTTGCGATTAGATCTGCCCTCTGTCCTATGGGAGAGCCATCTCATTGTCGTTGCAGGAAATACTGAGCTTCATCCTTACGAGTCGCGAAGCGGTAGTGGTGGACTTCATAAAATGCTAGTGATTGGATTGGGCAATCAATCTATTATTCATCATACGCATGATATCCATGTGTTAACGGATTCAGCAGTCAAGAGGCGATTGATAGATAGTCGATTTGTTCAACTGCTTGACTATTACGCTAAGGCCATTATACAGGCTCTCCTGTCTTCTCACTTGGGTGTGCCACCTCTTGGCTTCTCGGTTGTCTGTCTGGAGCCTTCAGATTCTGCTGTACATGGTGTTTGGATTGGAGAAAAGGATGCTGAGCGCGTTGTGCTTACATCTCAACTCCATCAAGAGCGTACATGCCGAGTTGGTAAGCCCCTGGATTTTGTCATCTCAGATCCAGAAATCAGCAAGTCGACTGATTTACTCGCAGGTTGCCGTAGTCTTCATTTGCTGTGTGCCGCTGATCATCCTAGACATCCTGTCTTAAGCCGGTCTTCTCCTCTGCGCACCGCATTCTTGTTCAACACTTGCCATGAAGTCGCCAATGCAGATGGTATTGGAAATCGTGGTACCAAGCGACATCTCGATGTTTTGGCTGAGTGTATTCAGGCGGAGCTCATGCTACTGACCAAGCAACCAGGTTGCACAGCACGATTGATGAAACAGTCGAGAAATCGCGTACTTACACGTTGGTATTGTTATCTTCGGCTAATGAGTATTCAAGACGACTTTCTCCTGTCCCTCAGCAAGCTAGCTCAGCATGTTCAGTCACTCGGGACTGCCAATAATCAATGCATCGAGGTGCAGAAGAAAATGTACATGCGACTAAATCGCTATAAGGATATTCCAGGGATTTTGGGGCGTCGTATTCGTTCGCTCATGGCTCATTGTATGGCAGCGAATTGGTCCGCTGTGCAGCATGAAGCATCTGATTGGAGGGGGTCTTTGTCGGCATATGCGTTCGCGGAAGGAGGACAGCGGGCTCTTCGTTTTTTATTGATTCTTCAGCGGTTCGAGCGTTTTGTGATCGCTACAGACAATCCAGCGGTTATCGCCTATATCGAAATGCTTAGTCCCGATTTGCGTTGTTTGAAGTCTCCTGCCTGGTTTGAGGAGTTGCCTCCAGATCCTCCTTTCAGGCTTGATTTGCTGGGAGTCTCAGGGGTTGATCTACGCCAGCAGTCTCCCTCCCAGGCTCTTCAAAGCTGCTATACGGCTCATCAACTGTTGCGTGGTCACGCCAGGAAAGGTTTCTGCGGGTTTATTCAGAATCCCATTCTCCTAGAGCCTCTTTCATGA
- a CDS encoding ABC transporter substrate-binding protein: MQAASHAARSVHFFHTAPPLMKRRSFLITGTTSALLAACGRTSMIGGSSNRPLEIWWTEGYYPEEADAIELIVNRWKEQSRADVKLSFFNETEIVARAIAAGRGGPHPDILYGYGLSSMALPQLARQGLLADQSRIVDPLEADFLPGVLRSVTYRNQRTNQSSVVGMPISMQFANIHYWEDLLAEAQMGVGIPGDWEAFWSLWSEAQGRLRRRGFADVYGIGLPMSPLANDTTEIFEYFLQAHGANLVDASGKLMIDDLGLHKKVVSALSDYTDQYRDGFVPPEAVDWSDADNNISFLSSLSLMTANPTLSIPGSQMSDELTYVKRLKSTAWPKTLSGRPMNAIPRMNSVVIFADSPRYREAESFISYLVRPANVATLLKGASGRFLPVLKSLWNQSDWAGSDDPHLRVARESLRHTQLPLNVLNPAYSEVMNQMIWGKAIQAVAEKRLPVAQAADDAMKAIGVIFQKWWQ, encoded by the coding sequence ATGCAAGCAGCCAGCCATGCTGCACGTTCCGTACATTTCTTTCACACGGCTCCCCCATTGATGAAACGTCGTAGTTTTCTGATCACCGGTACGACGTCTGCGTTGCTTGCAGCCTGTGGACGTACTTCGATGATTGGTGGTTCCTCAAATAGGCCGCTTGAGATTTGGTGGACAGAGGGTTACTACCCTGAAGAAGCGGACGCGATCGAGCTGATTGTTAATCGCTGGAAGGAACAAAGCCGTGCTGATGTCAAGCTCAGCTTTTTTAACGAGACGGAAATCGTTGCTCGAGCTATCGCTGCAGGTCGAGGTGGCCCTCATCCAGACATTTTATATGGCTATGGTTTGAGCAGTATGGCGCTGCCCCAGCTGGCGAGACAGGGCTTGCTTGCCGATCAAAGTCGGATTGTTGACCCCCTAGAAGCAGACTTTTTACCCGGCGTTCTGCGTTCCGTCACCTATAGGAATCAGCGAACTAATCAGTCGTCTGTCGTCGGGATGCCAATCTCGATGCAGTTTGCAAATATCCACTATTGGGAGGATCTCCTTGCTGAAGCGCAGATGGGTGTTGGTATTCCCGGCGACTGGGAGGCGTTCTGGTCTTTGTGGTCCGAAGCACAGGGGCGATTGAGGCGTCGTGGTTTTGCTGACGTTTACGGCATTGGGTTGCCGATGTCACCCTTGGCAAACGATACAACTGAGATCTTTGAGTACTTTCTCCAAGCTCATGGTGCCAATCTTGTCGACGCTTCAGGGAAGCTCATGATTGATGATCTTGGTCTTCACAAAAAGGTAGTGTCTGCTTTGTCAGACTATACCGATCAATACCGAGATGGATTCGTGCCGCCCGAGGCAGTGGACTGGTCTGATGCTGACAACAATATCAGTTTTCTGAGCAGCTTGTCTCTTATGACCGCTAATCCTACGTTGTCAATACCGGGTTCTCAGATGTCGGATGAGCTCACGTATGTCAAGCGTCTCAAGAGCACAGCTTGGCCTAAGACGCTCAGTGGCAGGCCAATGAATGCTATTCCGAGGATGAATTCTGTGGTGATATTTGCTGATTCGCCTCGTTATCGAGAGGCTGAGAGCTTCATCTCTTATTTGGTCCGTCCTGCAAATGTTGCTACGCTCCTGAAGGGCGCTAGTGGTCGTTTTCTTCCTGTGCTCAAGTCATTGTGGAATCAGTCGGATTGGGCCGGCTCCGATGATCCGCATCTTCGTGTTGCTCGCGAATCTTTGCGTCATACGCAGCTTCCTTTGAATGTCCTTAATCCTGCCTATAGCGAGGTCATGAATCAAATGATCTGGGGGAAGGCAATCCAAGCCGTCGCTGAGAAACGCTTGCCTGTTGCCCAAGCGGCAGATGATGCGATGAAGGCCATTGGAGTGATTTTTCAAAAATGGTGGCAATAG